One window of Lytechinus variegatus isolate NC3 chromosome 2, Lvar_3.0, whole genome shotgun sequence genomic DNA carries:
- the LOC121407295 gene encoding mediator of RNA polymerase II transcription subunit 10-like, with protein MSSSQPDKFEPLVENLERFIEITRQLGLVVSDFQPQGQAPLNQKLHMLVSSLQELDKNKEQVQDVQVPLELIYEYVDQGKNPQLYTKDCMERAVAKNELVKGKIETFRRFKKALVTELGKMFPEEIDRYKTVRGSDT; from the exons ATGTCATCATCTCAGCCAGACAAGTTTGAACCTTTGGTAGAGAATCTTGAGAGGTTTATTGAAATCACCAGGCAGTTGGGACTGGTTGTCAGTGATTTCCAACCACAAGGACAAGCTCCTCTTAACCAAAAGCT ACACATGTTGGTGAGCAGCCTTCAAGAACTagataaaaacaaagaacaagTCCAAGATGTGCAAGTACCTCTTGAGCTCATTTATGA ATATGTTGACCAAGGCAAGAACCCTCAGCTATACACTAAGGATTGCATGGAGAGAGCTGTAGCTAAGAATGAGCTGGTTAAAGGGAAGATTGAAACATTTAGG AGATTCAAGAAGGCCCTGGTTACAGAACTGGGTAAAATGTTTCCAGAAGAGATTGACCGTTACAAGACTGTGAGAGGTAGTGACACATGA